A window of Thermovirga sp. genomic DNA:
TTGTCCAGTTCGTCCAAGATCATATCCAGAATCAGCGCTGAAGCGGAGTGGCCACCTTTTCCCCGAAGAGGCGGCTCTTCGTCCCGTTCAAAAAGGAGTTGGTCGTTGCATGTTCTCCACCAGGCGAAGGTCGCGGAATTTCACCAAAGCACTTATCGGAGTATTGACGATCCTCATCCTGGTGGCCGGGGCTTACCTGTTGCTGGAGAGGAGATTGGTCGCCTCCGAGGCCGTTAAGATGCAGGAGGAGCCTGTAACGGATCTCCCAGAGGGGGAGCCCTTGGGCGCTCCCGATGCCATGGAGGTTGCGGCACTGGTCGCAGGTAATAACTTATATGGACAGTTCTGGATGCTCATCCGGAAGGGCCATTTCGATCTTTCAACCTGGAACGGCGCCGAGATGACGGCCCTTTACCCCGTCGCGGTGGGGGAGAACCCCGGCGACAAGGAGAGGGTGGGCGATCGGAAGACGCCGGAGGGAATCTTCTCTGTCGAAAGGATCCATGATTCAAGAACTTGGGTCCATGATTTCGGCGATGGAAAGGGCCCCGTGGAGGGAGCCTACGGTCCCTTTTTTATCCGGCTCGACACGGGCGGCTGGAAGGGTATAGGTATCCACGGAACCCACGACCCATCCTCGCTGGGCACCATGACGACCGAGGGGTGCATCAGGATGAACAACGAGGCCTTACTCGAGATAGTCGAGAAGGTCGTGCCAGGGGCGGTCGTGATCATAGAGCCCTGAAGGAGCCGCCCCCAGGAGAATGGCGGGGGAATACCCGAGAAAAGCCTGACGCCGGGTCTTTCCCCTCGACGAGAGGCGGGATCAGAAACGATGAAGATCACAAGGTTTTCCGCGAGCGGAAGTAACAGCCCCTTTTGGGGGACGATCGA
This region includes:
- a CDS encoding L,D-transpeptidase produces the protein MEVAALVAGNNLYGQFWMLIRKGHFDLSTWNGAEMTALYPVAVGENPGDKERVGDRKTPEGIFSVERIHDSRTWVHDFGDGKGPVEGAYGPFFIRLDTGGWKGIGIHGTHDPSSLGTMTTEGCIRMNNEALLEIVEKVVPGAVVIIEP